The following proteins come from a genomic window of Punica granatum isolate Tunisia-2019 unplaced genomic scaffold, ASM765513v2 Contig00029, whole genome shotgun sequence:
- the LOC116189859 gene encoding uncharacterized protein LOC116189859 isoform X3 — protein sequence MVSEQLTCKVPSEDALVSEGKDNLLIPFHTQITDSVLVNRCPHRSEIQSIILAETDSTGHLILGSVDSYGHLIVSKLDISGKNVDKITYSVLPQDCGVGEGSWAGVCFSPSHWSMAAVARSFSKSIDIYDQDIHLRTLRTLWYPSSLNFVQNLGSNGGGNSILAVTEGCQLTIWDLRIKENGGCLQRICGSIGDIFYAVCSSSRDNIAVGGADRTVTIYDPRRWSALSRWVNCSKYEITGLSFSSVDPDYIYIQGMDYEVSCGQWKKSKKAFTFRGDSNWLGFNKCPGKDVLGGWCDSGSIFVADVVER from the exons ATGGTGTCGGAACAACTGACTTGCAAG GTGCCTTCTGAGGATGCTTTGGTTAGTGAGGGCAAAGACAACCTCCTGATTCCTTTTCACACGCAG ATTACAGATTCTGTATTAGTCAATCGATGCCCTCATCGTTCGGAAATTCAAAGCATAATTCTTGCCGAAACTGACA GCACTGGTCACTTGATTTTGGGAAGCGTGGATTCTTATGGCCACCTCATTGTTTCCAAACTTGATATCAGTGGTAAAA atgTGGACAAGATCACGTACTCGGTTTTGCCTCAAGATTGTGGTGTCGGTGAGGGCAGCTGGGCTGGAGTGTGCTTCAGTCCAAGTCATTGGTCCATG GCAGCTGTTGCACGAAGCTTCAGCAAAAGCATCGATATCTATGACCAGGATATCCATCTCCGGACATTGCGAAC CCTGTGGTATCCATCTTCGCTGAACTTCGTACAGAACTTAGGCAGTAATGGGGGTGGAAATTCGATACTTGCTGTCACTGAAGGATGTCAG CTGACTATATGGGACCTGCGAATAAAGGAGAATGGAGGCTGCCTGCAAAGAATTTGTGGATCTATAGGTGACATCTTCTATGCCGTCTGCAGCTCATCTAGAGACAACATAGCTGTGGGTGGAGCTGACCGCACTGTGACCATATATGATCCTCGCAG GTGGTCAGCATTATCTAGATGGGTGAATTGCTCAAAGTATGAG ATTACAGGACTCTCATTCTCTTCAGTTGATCCCGactacatatacatacaagGGATGGATTATGAG GTATCTTGTGGGCAGTGGAAGAAAAGTAAGAAAGCATTTACGTTTAGAGGTGATTCGAACTGGCTTGGTTTCAATAAG TGTCCCGGGAAGGACGTTTTGGGCGGATGGTGCGACTCTGGTAGCATCTTCGTGGCTGATGTCGTGGAAAGATAG
- the LOC116189861 gene encoding UPF0496 protein 4-like, which produces MPATDYQGSHIGRSILSLRRDQVAAHSMEGGSAHEATGLEVELEAFQRQVTERFLDLSSAGPDELLSLSWVRRLLDAFLCCQEEFRAILFNNRALVSRPPMDRLIAEFNERTVKALDVCNAIRDGIERIRQWQKLLEIVLCALENQRNLGEGQFRRAKKALIDLAIAMLDEKDSGSTVAHRNRSFGRNNNSSRDHRSVGHFRSLSWSVSRSWSAAKQIQAIGNNLSAPKGNEIVATNGLSVAVFTMASVLLFVMWALVAAIPCQDRGLQAHFSIPRQYTWAAPVLSLHDRIVEESKKRERKNACGLLREIYQVEKCSRMMSEMVDSVQFPLTEEKEGEVRQRIQEVVQVFDSVKEGLDPLERQVREVFHRIVRSRAEGLDYMGRANSHE; this is translated from the coding sequence ATGCCCGCGACGGATTACCAGGGCTCGCACATCGGCCGTTCGATCCTCAGCCTCCGGCGCGATCAGGTGGCTGCCCACTCGATGGAAGGCGGGTCCGCCCACGAGGCCACTGGCCTCGAGGTCGAGCTTGAGGCGTTCCAGCGCCAGGTTACGGAACGGTTCCTCGACCTCTCCTCTGCCGGCCCCGACGAGCTGCTCTCCCTCTCGTGGGTCCGCAGGCTCCTCGACGCGTTCCTCTGCTGCCAGGAGGAGTTCAGGGCGATCCTGTTCAATAACCGGGCCCTGGTGTCACGTCCCCCGATGGACCGGTTGATTGCGGAGTTCAATGAGAGGACTGTGAAGGCCCTCGACGTGTGTAATGCGATAAGGGATGGGATTGAACGGATCAGGCAGTGGCAGAAGCTGTTGGAGATTGTTTTGTGCGCGTTGGAAAATCAGAGGAATTTGGGGGAGGGCCAATTCCGCCGAGCGAAGAAGGCCCTGATTGATTTAGCCATTGCAATGCTCGACGAGAAGGATTCTGGTTCCACTGTGGCTCACAGGAACCGTTCCTTTGGGCGGAACAACAATTCATCCAGGGATCATCGGTCGGTGGGTCATTTCAGGTCGCTCTCTTGGAGCGTATCGAGGTCTTGGTCTGCTGCCAAGCAGATTCAGGCCATAGGGAATAATCTCTCCGCCCCGAAAGGGAATGAAATTGTGGCAACGAATGGTCTTTCTGTGGCCGTCTTCACGATGGCCTCAGTCCTCCTGTTTGTAATGTGGGCCCTGGTGGCTGCAATCCCGTGCCAGGACCGCGGTCTGCAAGCCCATTTCTCTATCCCGAGGCAGTACACATGGGCTGCCCCGGTGCTTTCGCTCCACGACAGGATCGTGGAAGAGTCCAAGAAAAGGGAACGGAAAAATGCCTGTGGGCTGCTGAGGGAGATTTATCAGGTTGAAAAGTGCTCGAGAATGATGAGCGAGATGGTGGATTCAGTTCAATTCCCATTGACTGAGGAGAAGGAAGGGGAGGTGAGGCAGAGAATCCAGGAAGTGGTTCAAGTGTTTGATTCCGTGAAGGAAGGTTTGGACCCACTGGAGCGGCAAGTTAGGGAGGTCTTCCATCGGATTGTCCGGAGCCGAGCCGAGGGGCTCGATTACATGGGAAGAGCAAACAGTCATGAATGA
- the LOC116189859 gene encoding uncharacterized protein LOC116189859 isoform X2, translated as MLEAKSLLKASVPPSLIQNPSPGSLQSTRLALHVDEDGSACCVYIASGCNVYKLKVPSEDALVSEGKDNLLIPFHTQITDSVLVNRCPHRSEIQSIILAETDSTGHLILGSVDSYGHLIVSKLDISGKNVDKITYSVLPQDCGVGEGSWAGVCFSPSHWSMAAVARSFSKSIDIYDQDIHLRTLRTLWYPSSLNFVQNLGSNGGGNSILAVTEGCQLTIWDLRIKENGGCLQRICGSIGDIFYAVCSSSRDNIAVGGADRTVTIYDPRRWSALSRWVNCSKYEVSCGQWKKSKKAFTFRGDSNWLGFNKCPGKDVLGGWCDSGSIFVADVVER; from the exons ATGCTGGAGGCGAAGAGTCTGTTGAAGGCGTCGGTGCCTCCGTCTCTGATTCAGAACCCATCTCCGGGGAGCCTCCAATCCACCCGCCTCGCTCTCCAT GTGGACGAGGATGGCTCTGCTTGCTGTGTTTACATTGCCTCCGGCTGCAATGTTTATAAACTCAAG GTGCCTTCTGAGGATGCTTTGGTTAGTGAGGGCAAAGACAACCTCCTGATTCCTTTTCACACGCAG ATTACAGATTCTGTATTAGTCAATCGATGCCCTCATCGTTCGGAAATTCAAAGCATAATTCTTGCCGAAACTGACA GCACTGGTCACTTGATTTTGGGAAGCGTGGATTCTTATGGCCACCTCATTGTTTCCAAACTTGATATCAGTGGTAAAA atgTGGACAAGATCACGTACTCGGTTTTGCCTCAAGATTGTGGTGTCGGTGAGGGCAGCTGGGCTGGAGTGTGCTTCAGTCCAAGTCATTGGTCCATG GCAGCTGTTGCACGAAGCTTCAGCAAAAGCATCGATATCTATGACCAGGATATCCATCTCCGGACATTGCGAAC CCTGTGGTATCCATCTTCGCTGAACTTCGTACAGAACTTAGGCAGTAATGGGGGTGGAAATTCGATACTTGCTGTCACTGAAGGATGTCAG CTGACTATATGGGACCTGCGAATAAAGGAGAATGGAGGCTGCCTGCAAAGAATTTGTGGATCTATAGGTGACATCTTCTATGCCGTCTGCAGCTCATCTAGAGACAACATAGCTGTGGGTGGAGCTGACCGCACTGTGACCATATATGATCCTCGCAG GTGGTCAGCATTATCTAGATGGGTGAATTGCTCAAAGTATGAG GTATCTTGTGGGCAGTGGAAGAAAAGTAAGAAAGCATTTACGTTTAGAGGTGATTCGAACTGGCTTGGTTTCAATAAG TGTCCCGGGAAGGACGTTTTGGGCGGATGGTGCGACTCTGGTAGCATCTTCGTGGCTGATGTCGTGGAAAGATAG
- the LOC116189859 gene encoding uncharacterized protein LOC116189859 isoform X1, translated as MLEAKSLLKASVPPSLIQNPSPGSLQSTRLALHVDEDGSACCVYIASGCNVYKLKVPSEDALVSEGKDNLLIPFHTQITDSVLVNRCPHRSEIQSIILAETDSTGHLILGSVDSYGHLIVSKLDISGKNVDKITYSVLPQDCGVGEGSWAGVCFSPSHWSMAAVARSFSKSIDIYDQDIHLRTLRTLWYPSSLNFVQNLGSNGGGNSILAVTEGCQLTIWDLRIKENGGCLQRICGSIGDIFYAVCSSSRDNIAVGGADRTVTIYDPRRWSALSRWVNCSKYEITGLSFSSVDPDYIYIQGMDYEVSCGQWKKSKKAFTFRGDSNWLGFNKCPGKDVLGGWCDSGSIFVADVVER; from the exons ATGCTGGAGGCGAAGAGTCTGTTGAAGGCGTCGGTGCCTCCGTCTCTGATTCAGAACCCATCTCCGGGGAGCCTCCAATCCACCCGCCTCGCTCTCCAT GTGGACGAGGATGGCTCTGCTTGCTGTGTTTACATTGCCTCCGGCTGCAATGTTTATAAACTCAAG GTGCCTTCTGAGGATGCTTTGGTTAGTGAGGGCAAAGACAACCTCCTGATTCCTTTTCACACGCAG ATTACAGATTCTGTATTAGTCAATCGATGCCCTCATCGTTCGGAAATTCAAAGCATAATTCTTGCCGAAACTGACA GCACTGGTCACTTGATTTTGGGAAGCGTGGATTCTTATGGCCACCTCATTGTTTCCAAACTTGATATCAGTGGTAAAA atgTGGACAAGATCACGTACTCGGTTTTGCCTCAAGATTGTGGTGTCGGTGAGGGCAGCTGGGCTGGAGTGTGCTTCAGTCCAAGTCATTGGTCCATG GCAGCTGTTGCACGAAGCTTCAGCAAAAGCATCGATATCTATGACCAGGATATCCATCTCCGGACATTGCGAAC CCTGTGGTATCCATCTTCGCTGAACTTCGTACAGAACTTAGGCAGTAATGGGGGTGGAAATTCGATACTTGCTGTCACTGAAGGATGTCAG CTGACTATATGGGACCTGCGAATAAAGGAGAATGGAGGCTGCCTGCAAAGAATTTGTGGATCTATAGGTGACATCTTCTATGCCGTCTGCAGCTCATCTAGAGACAACATAGCTGTGGGTGGAGCTGACCGCACTGTGACCATATATGATCCTCGCAG GTGGTCAGCATTATCTAGATGGGTGAATTGCTCAAAGTATGAG ATTACAGGACTCTCATTCTCTTCAGTTGATCCCGactacatatacatacaagGGATGGATTATGAG GTATCTTGTGGGCAGTGGAAGAAAAGTAAGAAAGCATTTACGTTTAGAGGTGATTCGAACTGGCTTGGTTTCAATAAG TGTCCCGGGAAGGACGTTTTGGGCGGATGGTGCGACTCTGGTAGCATCTTCGTGGCTGATGTCGTGGAAAGATAG
- the LOC116189862 gene encoding tubby-like F-box protein 8, with the protein MSFRSIVRDIRDGFGSLSRRSFEVRLPGSHHQGKSQGSVHELHDSPLVVQTSKWASLPPELLRDVIKRLEASESTWPARKHVVSCAGVCRSWREMCKEIVNCPEVSGKITFPVSLKQPGPRDGTIQCFIKRDKSNLTYHLFLCLNPALLVENGKFLLSAKRTRRTTCTEYVISMHVDNISRSSSTYIGKLRSNFLGTKFIIYDTQPPYNNAQLSSPPGRSRRFYSKKVSPKVPTGSYNIAQVTYELNVLGTRGPRRMHCMMHSIPASSLAQGGSVPGQPELLPRSLEDSFRSMSFSKSIDTSTEFSSSRFSDILGPLGEEGGDEERKEGPLVLKNKAPRWHEQLQCWCLNFRGRVTVASVKNFQLIAANPPSNSTGPAPSSSQPGSSQTDHDKIILQFGKVGKDMFTMDYRYPLSAFQAFAICLTSFDTKLACE; encoded by the exons ATGTCATTCCGTAGTATAGTCCGTGACATCAGGGATGGGTTTGGGAGCTTGTCAAGGCGGAGTTTTGAGGTGAGGTTGCCTGGCTCGCACCACCAAGGGAAATCGCAGGGCTCAGTCCACGAGCTGCACGATTCGCCTCTGGTGGTTCAGACGAGCAAGTGGGCCAGCCTCCCGCCTGAGCTGCTTCGTGATGTGATCAAGCGTTTAGAGGCGAGTGAGAGCACGTGGCCTGCTCGTAAGCACGTAGTTTCCTGTGCTGGAGTGTGCAGGTCGTGGAGGGAAATGTGCAAGGAGATCGTTAACTGCCCTGAGGTATCTGGGAAGATAACCTTCCCTGTTTCATTGAAGCAG CCGGGTCCTCGAGATGGGACTATTCAGTGTTTTATCAAACGGGACAAATCGAATTTAACTTATCACCTCTTCCTCTGCCTCAACCCAG CTCTGCTTGTTGAGAATGGAAAGTTCCTTCTTTCTGCGAAACGCACCCGGAGAACAACGTGCACTGAGTATGTAATTTCCATGCATGTTGATAACATATCAAGATCAAGCAGCACTTACATTGGTAAATTAAG GTCGAATTTTCTTGGCACCAAATTCATAATTTACGATACCCAGCCTCCATACAACAATGCGCAGCTTTCTTCTCCACCAGGACGAAGTCGTAGGTTCTACTCTAAGAAAGTCTCCCCGAAAGTCCCCACGGGAAGCTACAACATTGCTCAGGTGACATACGAGCTCAACGTGTTGGGCACAAGGGGCCCACGGAGGATGCATTGCATGATGCACTCCATCCCAGCCTCTTCCCTCGCGCAGGGCGGGTCTGTCCCCGGTCAGCCTGAGCTCCTTCCCCGCTCATTGGAGGATTCCTTCCGCAGCATGTCATTTTCTAAGTCGATTGACACTTCGACAGAGTTCAGCAGTTCCCGATTCTCCGACATCTTGGGGCCATTGGGTGAGGAGGGCGGAGATGAGGAGAGGAAGGAGGGGCCTCTGGTACTCAAGAACAAGGCACCTAGATGGCACGAGCAGCTACAGTGCTGGTGCCTCAACTTCCGTGGCAGGGTGACAGTGGCATCTGTGAAGAACTTCCAGCTGATTGCTGCGAATCCACCCAGTAATAGCACTGGCCCTGCACCGTCATCTTCTCAGCCTGGGAGCTCTCAGACCGACCATGATAAGATCATTCTCCAGTTTGGTAAGGTTGGGAAGGACATGTTCACAATGGATTATCGTTACCCACTCTCTGCATTTCAGGCTTTCGCCATCTGCCTGACGAGCTTCGACACCAAATTGGCTTGTGAATAG